TATATGTATGCAGGGGAGAAGATACGGACTCTTTTGAAGAAGTTCACGAGAGATTGCAGGCATATAAACAAGATGTCTTACATGGAGAAGAACAAGTGAAAGAAATACAGCCTTCTCTATCCTTTACTTCTTCTATAACAGAAGAAAAGTTTTGCGAAATGGTGGAGAAGGCAAAAGAATACATTCGAGCTGGTGATATTTTTCAAGTTGTATTATCTCAGCGATTGCAAAGTGAATTTATAGGCGATTCATTTGCATTATATCGAAAACTTCGGATTGCAAATCCATCACCGTATATGTTTTATATTGATTTCCAAGATTATGTTGTACTTGGTTCCTCACCAGAAAGTTTACTTTCTGTACGAAATGAAAAAGTGATGACAAATCCAATCGCAGGAACAAGGCCACGCGGAAAAACAAAGCAGGAAGATGAAGAGATAGCAAAAGAGCTCTTAGCAAATGAGAAAGAGCGTGCAGAACATATGATGCTTGTAGATTTAGGAAGAAATGATATCGGGCGGGTGAGCGAAGTCGGTTCTGTTGGGCTCGATAAGTATATGAAAGTAGAAAAGTACTCACATGTCATGCATATTGTATCTGAAGTTTCCGGAACATTGCGAAAACAAATGGATTGTTTTGATGCACTAGCCTACTGTTTGCCGGCTGGCACTGTATCCGGGGCACCGAAAATTAGGGCGATGAAAATTATAAACGGATTAGAAACGGAAAAAAGAAATGTATACGCCGGAGCAGTAGGATATATAGCTTTTTCTGGAAACCTTGATATGGCGCTTGCGATTCGCACAATGGTTGTAAAAGACCAGACAGCATATGTGCAGGCGGGAGCAGGTATTGTCTATGATTCAGATCCAATTGCTGAATATGAAGAGACATTAAATAAAGCGAAGGCGCTTTTGGAGGTAATGAAATGATTGTACTCATCGATAACTATGATTCATTCACTTATAACTTGTATCAATTGTTAGGGGCATATGAGGAAGAGATTGTTGTACTGCGAAATGATAAAGTGACGATTCAAGAACTCGAAGAAATGAAGCCAAAAGCAATTATTCTTTCACCAGGACCAGGAAAACCAGAGGATGCAGGGATTTGCACCCAGGTGATTCAACATTTTTACAAACAAATTCCGATCCTTGGCATTTGCCTTGGACACCAAGCGATTGTTTCAGCATTTGGCGGGGAAATTGTAAGAGCAGAGCATATAAAACATGGGAAAACATCACGTGTAAAGCATAATGGCACATCGATATTTTCATATGTCACGCAACCGTTAACTGCGATGCGCTACCATTCACTCGTAGCGGCGAAGCATACGATTCCAAAATGTTTTGATGTATTAGCAACAGCGATGGATGATGGGGAAATCATGGCAGTTCGCCATAACTATTATCCACTCTTCGGATTGCAGTTTCATCCAGAGTCAATTGCGACTGAAGAGGGCGGAAAATTAATCCGTGCATTTTTATCCAGTGTGAAAGAGGAGGAGCGAGTATGAATAGTTATCTTCGGAAATTAGTAGATGGACAGAACTTAACGGAACAGGAAATGTATGAAGCAGGCCTTGTGCTCTTAAGTGAAGATATATTAGAAAGTGAAATTGCAGCTTTTTTAGCATTGTTAAAGGCAAAGGGTGAAACTTCTGATGAAATATATGGCCTCGTTCGTGCTCTTCGGGAAAAGGCATTACCATTTGCAAGTCATATAAAAGGAGCAATGGATAATTGCGGGACGGGCGGAGACGGTGCACAAACATTCAACATTAGTACAACATCTGCTTTCGTACTTGCCGGGGCTGGTGTGAAGGTGGCGAAACATGGGAATCGCGCGGTTTCTAGTAAAACAGGGAGTGCGGATTTATTAGAAGAACTTGGTGTCAATATTGCATGTACGCCAAGAGAAATTGACTACTTATTAGAAAAGGTTGGTATCGCATTTCTGTTTGCACCAGCTATGCATCCAGCACTTAAACGCATTATGAAAATAAGAAAAGAGCTAAATGTACCGACCATTTTTAATCTAATTGGTCCTCTTACAAATCCGATTGATTTAGAAACGCAGTTTGTTGGCATATACAAACGAGATATGCTAATGCCTGTAGCAGAGGTATTGCAAAAGCTTGGTAGAAAACAAGCGCTTGTTGTAAATGGGAGCGGATTTTTAGATGAAGCATCTCTGCAAGGGGAAAATCATGTAGTGATTTTAAAGGATAACAAAATTATAGAAGAGAGTATTATTCCAGAAGAATATGGATTTTCTCGTGTGAGCAATGAAGAAATCCGAGGTGGAAATGCAAAAGAAAATGCGAATATTACACTGCAAGTACTAGAGGGGGAAAAGAGTGTATACCGTGATACGGTTCTACTCAATGCAGGTCTTGCACTTTTTGCAAATGGAAAAGCAGGGACAATTGAAGAAGGCATTCATATTGCAGCTCAAAGTATTGATTCTGGAAAAGCGTTATCGAAATTGAATCTATTAATTAGTGCAAGTAATAAAAGATTAGAGAGGGTGAATTAAATGGAAACCATTTTAGAAAAGATTGTTCAGCAGAAGAAAAAAGAGGTAGAAGCGTTGTATAAAACATATACGCCGGTGAAGAAACAACGGAAGTCACACTCTCTTGTAGAAGCACTGCAAAACTTCACAGTCATTGCTGAAGTGAAGCGAGCTTCTCCATCTAAAGGTGATATTCATTTACATGTAGATGTACCAAAGCAAGTAAAAATGTATGAAGAGTGTGGCGCCGGAGCAGTTTCTGTTTTAACGGATGAACAGTTTTTTAAAGGATCTTTTCAAGATTTAGAAACAGCACGAGCAAATAGTAATATTCCGCTTCTATGTAAAGATTTTATTATCGATACAATTCAAATTGATCGGGCATATGAAGCTGGAGCGGATCTCATTTTACTTATCGTTGCTGCACTATCAGAAGAAAAACTACGAGAGTTATATGCATACGTGCAAAAAGTAGGATTAGAGGCAATTGTAGAAGTTCACAATGAGACAGAATTAGAGGTAGCACTAGCATTAAATCCTCATGTGATTGGAATAAACAATCGGAATTTGAAAACATTTGAAGTGGATTTGAGTACGACAGAAAATCTAGGGAAACGATTGAATGAAGAAAATATGCTTTGGATTAGTGAGAGTGGTATTCATACGGAAGAAGATATCGTACGTGTGAAGCAGGCAGGTGCAAAAGGAATTCTTGTTGGGGA
This sequence is a window from Bacillus pseudomycoides DSM 12442. Protein-coding genes within it:
- the trpE gene encoding anthranilate synthase component I; translated protein: MITKEQFNMQKRQGKSFLVIDEEEGDSVTPIALYRQMKGEKKFLLESSQLHQDKGRYSYLGCDPYGEIKSSGAAVEITINGRTKQIEENVLQALEKALAPSEVESPFPFCGGAVGYIGYDVIRQYEDIGEELFDPVDIPEVHVLLYREFIVYDHLRQKLSFVYVCRGEDTDSFEEVHERLQAYKQDVLHGEEQVKEIQPSLSFTSSITEEKFCEMVEKAKEYIRAGDIFQVVLSQRLQSEFIGDSFALYRKLRIANPSPYMFYIDFQDYVVLGSSPESLLSVRNEKVMTNPIAGTRPRGKTKQEDEEIAKELLANEKERAEHMMLVDLGRNDIGRVSEVGSVGLDKYMKVEKYSHVMHIVSEVSGTLRKQMDCFDALAYCLPAGTVSGAPKIRAMKIINGLETEKRNVYAGAVGYIAFSGNLDMALAIRTMVVKDQTAYVQAGAGIVYDSDPIAEYEETLNKAKALLEVMK
- the trpC gene encoding indole-3-glycerol phosphate synthase TrpC, with translation METILEKIVQQKKKEVEALYKTYTPVKKQRKSHSLVEALQNFTVIAEVKRASPSKGDIHLHVDVPKQVKMYEECGAGAVSVLTDEQFFKGSFQDLETARANSNIPLLCKDFIIDTIQIDRAYEAGADLILLIVAALSEEKLRELYAYVQKVGLEAIVEVHNETELEVALALNPHVIGINNRNLKTFEVDLSTTENLGKRLNEENMLWISESGIHTEEDIVRVKQAGAKGILVGEALMTAPSVRDFFQSLKVTT
- a CDS encoding aminodeoxychorismate/anthranilate synthase component II → MIVLIDNYDSFTYNLYQLLGAYEEEIVVLRNDKVTIQELEEMKPKAIILSPGPGKPEDAGICTQVIQHFYKQIPILGICLGHQAIVSAFGGEIVRAEHIKHGKTSRVKHNGTSIFSYVTQPLTAMRYHSLVAAKHTIPKCFDVLATAMDDGEIMAVRHNYYPLFGLQFHPESIATEEGGKLIRAFLSSVKEEERV
- the trpD gene encoding anthranilate phosphoribosyltransferase, with the protein product MNSYLRKLVDGQNLTEQEMYEAGLVLLSEDILESEIAAFLALLKAKGETSDEIYGLVRALREKALPFASHIKGAMDNCGTGGDGAQTFNISTTSAFVLAGAGVKVAKHGNRAVSSKTGSADLLEELGVNIACTPREIDYLLEKVGIAFLFAPAMHPALKRIMKIRKELNVPTIFNLIGPLTNPIDLETQFVGIYKRDMLMPVAEVLQKLGRKQALVVNGSGFLDEASLQGENHVVILKDNKIIEESIIPEEYGFSRVSNEEIRGGNAKENANITLQVLEGEKSVYRDTVLLNAGLALFANGKAGTIEEGIHIAAQSIDSGKALSKLNLLISASNKRLERVN